TTCCTCTTTTCCTTGTCCTCTATTCGACCCTGTTCAACTTTTGTCCTGTACTTAGATAGAAGATTTATTATTGAATTTTAGTCATGTATACTTTACCGTCACAAAATGGAACTAAAAACCGCCTTTTGTAATTGCATTTGTAGGGCATCCGTTGAGTTAATGGTTAAACCCCGTCGCGACGATGGCTGTGACTGGTCATTATTATCTCCAGCAAAAAAGATCCAGCGACTGCCCCGTGACAAAGTTTCGATGCTGGCAGGGTTTTGAGTTAGCCAAAGTAAAGTTGATTTCGGCAGAGCCTTAGGGGCACTGGTCGTATCTGGCTGAATACCTGCGAGGGATTCTAAAATAATTAAACGATTATTAATCACACCCGTTTGAGCCGTCCACAGTTTGACATTTAGCTGCGATCGCCGCGCGTAGAAATAAAGAGAAGCCGCTGCGCTAGCCGCCTGTTCAAAGCTTTCGGGGTTCCAGTCAAATTGATGATCAAGACAAATAATGACCTCTTCACCGCCCGTTGTAATTTCTAACTCCCGCACTTTAAACTCACCAAACCTTGCGCTACTACGCCAATGGATCAGACGCATCGGGTCGCCCACTCGATAATTTCGGATCGATTTTGTGACACCTTCAGTCGCATTTTGATGGAGGCGATCACTCTCGAATTTTTTGCTCTCATCCGAACCAATACTATCGATAATCGGGCAAGTATTGAGCGGCAAAATTTGGGGATACACCACAGCCCTAGCAGGTACTGAGCGCGATCGCCGACACCAAAACAAACCGAGGGGACTAGCCGTACGCAGAGCCAAGATATCCCAATGGAAAATGCCCCGTTTAAGGGCATCGATTTCATAAACCCATTCCAAACTATCCTTCGGGGGTAACATTTCGATCACCTTACGGCGAGGTGCGCCCAATGCCTCCGGCAATACATCCATCGCTGCCACTAAACTTTTCGAGGCCTTACTCAGATTGATAATTTGCACCCTAACCTGCATCACCTCACCCACACTCACAGGCGCAATCGGCGATCGCCCAATCTCTAATTCTTTAATAGAGCGCACTGGCAAGATCGCCCCAAGCAATAAAATCGCAAAAATCGTCCCACTCAGCACATAAAGCCAACCCGCCATTGTATTAGTCGCCGCCCCAAAAAACGACAACCCAACCCCCCCTAAAACACCACCACCATAGGCCGGAGCTACCCAGCGTCGTTCCAGCTTCAAATACCAATTATCTTTTTTTTGCCGTGCCATAATTTCTCGGAACAATTAAGGATAGTTGCGATCGCCTTGCTGCTTAGGCGGCCTTGCCTAAGATCAATAGTAGACTTTTGCCACCCAAACTGCTGCCCATGGATTTGCCTGTACTCAACGAATTAAACCTATTTCCCTACATCGACAGCCGCGGGGCGATCGCCTCCAACTTCGATGCCAAAATCGGAATTTACGCCATCTACGATGCCACCGAAACCCTCCGCTACATTGGCTATTCCCGCGATTTCAAAAAAAGTTTACAACAACACCTAGTCCGCTGCCCCGACCAATGCCACTGGCTAAAGATTCATACCTGCGATCGCCCAAGCCGGACATTACTCGAAGAAATCAAAAACACTTGGATCCAAGAAAATGGCACCTTACCCGACGGTAACAGCCTAGCCGAAGCCCGCTGGACCGAACCCATTGACATCAAACCCCATCTCACCCCAGCTCAAAACGCAGAAATAGCAGCAGCCGAAGAAATTCAAAAAACCAAAATCCTCAAAAACCATGCCCGTCGCCTCGAAGCCGAAATCATCGAAAATCTACAAGCAAGAGGCCTCAAAATTGAAATCCGCTTTCAACCCAAACCCAAAGAACAAGGCCTACTCGACCTCAAATAAAATCGTTAAATCAAACCATCTTTACACTCAGAAATTCCCAGTCGATATTTTAAACAAACAAAAAATACCCATTTTGAGAACCTGACATCCAGTCCTCTCAAGAATCTCCCAAAAAAACTCTCTGATTGATCAAAACAAAACCAGAGAGTAAACACACAAACATTGAACAACTAAGCCATTTTAGGAAAATCCTTTTCCACGGTTTGCAGAAGGTAAACAAATACAATTTTCGATTTGTTCCCTGAGAGTTGCCTCATCAAGATTTTGACCAATTAGCACAAGCTGATTTTTCTTAACCTCACCCTTTTTCCATTCAGAATCATCAATCGTAAAACGCTTACCACTCAAGTGAAAAACATGACGTAAAGGACTTTCATCAAACCAAAGCAGCCCCTTTGCCCGAAACACACTCACAGGCATTTGATTATCAAGGAAATACTGAAATTTTCTGATATTAAAAGGCTTATCACTTTGAATAGAAATAGAAGTAAAACCATCATTTTCTAGATGATTAGAGTGGTGATGGTGATGGTCGTGATCATGGTCACAGTCTGGTGTACAGACATGATCATCATGCTCGTGGTCATGGGCATGATCATGGCTGTGATTGTGGGCGTGCCCGTGATCATGGTCATGGTCGTGGTCGTGGTCGTGGTGACTATGACTTTCAGCTTCGTCGTAATACTTATCCGACTCAAACAAGCCAACACTCAAGAGAAGAGCTAGAGGCACTTGGGATTTTTGGGTACGCAAAATCCTAGCACCCTCCTTAATATCGCGGATCCGCACTTCTAAGGAATCCACATCCGCTTCGTCAACCAGATCCGTTTTGTTGAGCAAAATAATATCACCATAGGCGATTTGGCTATAGGCAGCTTCACTATTAAACAAATCTAAGCTGTAGTTGGCGCAGTCAACGACTGTCACAATTGAATCTAGGCGAGTCATATCCCGTAGCTCTGTCCCAAGAAATGTGAGGGCAACAGGCAAAGGATCCGCCAAACCCGTTGTTTCTACGACAAGATAATCGATTTTGTCCTCGCGCTCTAAAATCTTGTGCACCGCATTGACAAGATCTTCGTTAATGGTGCAACAGACGCAACCATTGCTCAGCTCGACCATATTTTCGTCAGTAGTGACAATCAGCTCATTGTCAATGCCAATTTCGCCAAACTCATTAACGAGTACCGCTGTCTTTAAACCTTCTTGATTGCTGAGGATGTGGT
This genomic window from [Limnothrix rosea] IAM M-220 contains:
- a CDS encoding GIY-YIG nuclease family protein, whose product is MDLPVLNELNLFPYIDSRGAIASNFDAKIGIYAIYDATETLRYIGYSRDFKKSLQQHLVRCPDQCHWLKIHTCDRPSRTLLEEIKNTWIQENGTLPDGNSLAEARWTEPIDIKPHLTPAQNAEIAAAEEIQKTKILKNHARRLEAEIIENLQARGLKIEIRFQPKPKEQGLLDLK
- a CDS encoding CobW family GTP-binding protein; its protein translation is MVTVSSQAPSADTVAENQGGLPVTIITGFLGSGKTTLLNHILSNQEGLKTAVLVNEFGEIGIDNELIVTTDENMVELSNGCVCCTINEDLVNAVHKILEREDKIDYLVVETTGLADPLPVALTFLGTELRDMTRLDSIVTVVDCANYSLDLFNSEAAYSQIAYGDIILLNKTDLVDEADVDSLEVRIRDIKEGARILRTQKSQVPLALLLSVGLFESDKYYDEAESHSHHDHDHDHDHDHGHAHNHSHDHAHDHEHDDHVCTPDCDHDHDHHHHHSNHLENDGFTSISIQSDKPFNIRKFQYFLDNQMPVSVFRAKGLLWFDESPLRHVFHLSGKRFTIDDSEWKKGEVKKNQLVLIGQNLDEATLREQIENCICLPSANRGKGFS
- a CDS encoding DUF58 domain-containing protein, which gives rise to MARQKKDNWYLKLERRWVAPAYGGGVLGGVGLSFFGAATNTMAGWLYVLSGTIFAILLLGAILPVRSIKELEIGRSPIAPVSVGEVMQVRVQIINLSKASKSLVAAMDVLPEALGAPRRKVIEMLPPKDSLEWVYEIDALKRGIFHWDILALRTASPLGLFWCRRSRSVPARAVVYPQILPLNTCPIIDSIGSDESKKFESDRLHQNATEGVTKSIRNYRVGDPMRLIHWRSSARFGEFKVRELEITTGGEEVIICLDHQFDWNPESFEQAASAAASLYFYARRSQLNVKLWTAQTGVINNRLIILESLAGIQPDTTSAPKALPKSTLLWLTQNPASIETLSRGSRWIFFAGDNNDQSQPSSRRGLTINSTDALQMQLQKAVFSSIL